CTTGCTCACTCTAAGCTTCTTTCCTTTAATTGTCCCATTCTCCATTGCCTGAATGACAAGCGAGCCTTTTCCGTTCAGGATATCGACATATGACATAGTGTCGTGGATCGTGATGATGCCGATATCGTCTGCGGTTACTCCAGGAATTTTCGCGATCGTTCCAACAAAGTCGACAGCACGAAGCTTTTTCTTTTTCCCGCCGCTAAAATGAAGCTTCATAATGTCCTGGTTGATGCGGGCTGTCTTGTTGTTTTTCACGCCACGGCGTCCACTGATTTTTTCATCGAACGCAGTCTGGTTTCTTGTAACTTCCTGCTTGCTCGGAGCCTCTGTCATAGGAATCTCAAAGCCAATGTATCGTTCGATGGCCCTGATGAATTTATCTTCATAAGGTGTAGCAAGCGTAATCGCTTTTCCTTTATTACCAGCGCGCCCAGTTCGGCCTGTCCGGTGCACATAGCCTTCTTTTTCCATCGGAACGTCATAGTTAATGACGAGCGAAACGTTATCGACGTCAATCCCGCGTGCAGCAACATCGGTGGCCACTAGATAACGGAAATTCCCCATCTTGAAGCCATTCATTACGGCGAAGCGATCTTCCTGCTCTAATCCGCCATGAAGTCTTTCACAGGAATAATTAGCATCCTCCAGCTGTTCAAACACAGTATCAACATTTTCCTTCGTTCGGCAAAAAATGATGCAGCTCTCCGGGTTTTCAACAACGGTAATGTCTTTAAGCAGTGAAATCTTATCTTCTTCTTTCACTTCGATCAGCAAATGGTCTATCGTATTGGTTGTGACCCCAGTGGAAGCAATTTCGATATTAACAGGATCTTTCATATATTTA
This portion of the Mesobacillus sp. S13 genome encodes:
- a CDS encoding DEAD/DEAH box helicase, with the protein product MSKRSFDEYNLSDEIKRALSVLKYESPTEVQGEVIPLALQKQDLVVKSQTGSGKTASFGIPICDMVDWEERNPQALILTPTRELAVQVREDITNIGRFKRIKAMAVYGKEPFAKQKEELKQKMHVVVGTPGRVIDHIERGTLVLDEIKYLIIDEADEMLNMGFIHDVEFIIEELPSDRVTMVFSATLPKDVENLCHKYMKDPVNIEIASTGVTTNTIDHLLIEVKEEDKISLLKDITVVENPESCIIFCRTKENVDTVFEQLEDANYSCERLHGGLEQEDRFAVMNGFKMGNFRYLVATDVAARGIDVDNVSLVINYDVPMEKEGYVHRTGRTGRAGNKGKAITLATPYEDKFIRAIERYIGFEIPMTEAPSKQEVTRNQTAFDEKISGRRGVKNNKTARINQDIMKLHFSGGKKKKLRAVDFVGTIAKIPGVTADDIGIITIHDTMSYVDILNGKGSLVIQAMENGTIKGKKLRVSKAIK